A genomic segment from Malaclemys terrapin pileata isolate rMalTer1 chromosome 1, rMalTer1.hap1, whole genome shotgun sequence encodes:
- the LOC128848726 gene encoding carbonyl reductase [NADPH] 1-like translates to MSSTPVAVVTGGNKGIGFAIVRALCKQFTGDVYLTARDPGRGQAAVTKLQQEGLNPLFHQLDIEDLQSIRTLQEFLKEKYGGLNVLVNNAGIAFKVADTTPFAIQAEVTIRTNFFATRDVCTELLPLIKPHGRVVNVSSTGSVSALARCSRDLQQKFRSDTITEEELVKLMTKFVEDTKNGVHEKEGWPNTAYGVSKIGVTVLSRIQARMLNEERKADRILLNACCPGWVRTDMAGPNATKSPDEGAETPVYLALLAPDADGPHGQFVSEKKVQKW, encoded by the exons ATGTCCAGCACCCCAGTAGCTGTGGTGACCGGGGGCAACAAAGGGATTGGATTTGCTATTGTGCGGGCTCTGTGTAAGCAGTTCACTGGGGATGTGTACCTGACAGCCCGGGACCCAGGACGGGGTCAGGCTGCGGTGacaaagctgcagcaggagggacTGAACCCACTTTTCCACCAGCTGGACATCGAAGATCTGCAGAGTATCCGGACTCTGCAGGAGTTCCTGAAGGAGAAATATGGAGGGCTGAATGTGCTGGTTAATAACGCAGGGATTGCTTTTAAAG TTGCTGATACCACTCCATTTGCTATTCAAGCAGAGGTTACAATAAGGACAAACTTTTTTGCAACAAGGGACGTCTGCACGGAGTTGCTACCCCTCATAAAGCCTCATG gTAGAGTAGTGAATGTATCTAGCACGGGAAGTGTATCCGCTCTGGCAAGATGTAGCCGGGATCTGCAGCAGAAGTTTCGTAGTGACACAATCACTGAGGAGGAGCTAGTGAAACTCATGACAAAGTTTGTGGAGGATACCAAGAACGGAGTGCATGAGAAGGAGGGCTGGCCAAATACCGCTTATGGTGTGTCCAAAATTGGAGTCACGGTCTTGTCAAGAATCCAGGCCCGGATGTTGAACGAGGAAAGGAAAGCTGATCGAATTCTTCTAAATGCCTGTTGCCCTGGATGGGTGAGAACCGACATGGCAGGTCCCAATGCCACTAAAAGTCCAGATGAGGGAGCCGAGACTCCAGTTTATTTAGCCCTTTTAGCCCCTGATGCTGATGGGCCTCATGGGCAGTTTGTTAGTGAAAAGAAAGTGCAAAAGTGGTAA